The genomic DNA GGGTACCAAGGGCCGGTTATTGGATGAGATGGAAGCGGTCACGGGGCTGCACCGCAAGGCGCTGATCCGGCTGATGGGGAGCGACTTGAAGCGGCAACCGCGGCGGCGCGAGCGCGGGGCGACCTACGGGGCGGCCGTCAAGCAA from Anaerolineae bacterium includes the following:
- a CDS encoding integrase; translated protein: MSSDEQMTIDERRKYLRTMQKRYRQADRGTKGRLLDEMEAVTGLHRKALIRLMGSDLKRQPRRRERGATYGAAVKQ